From Schistocerca cancellata isolate TAMUIC-IGC-003103 chromosome 6, iqSchCanc2.1, whole genome shotgun sequence, a single genomic window includes:
- the LOC126190820 gene encoding uncharacterized protein LOC126190820, translating into MATEAQRLISISLTKIAQSRAQRGGVSLHKNLLVATVLQKARYVFMEEAYHMVHSTGGIYTATVSSAQQQNQASYEQNYDDDSSQVSLSPEATTDHIHSEDSEGSSSDSPLQEFLDQSCIRCTDSAAASSEEDNKENHAPSHCQNPVSSHTVTDSPTYFDLDNTSRSEDNKVFRDRSNNASQPSSSRCLKRRRAVAEWETEEAVSSILPKKAKTTECSDTEGDDSVFIDDAVLFTECGVSDADSDDAEDTARTTMEIDTITSLVSIFSFGGLAASDMSAAGGVAKLTRSMSTPDLCSAQAKEGVDVLQQRPFLAMTV; encoded by the coding sequence ATGGCAACAGAAGCTCAAAGACTAATCAGCATTTCGCTGACGAAGATTGCACAGTCGAGAGCGCAGCGTGGGGGAGTTAGCCTACACAAAAATTTGCTTGTTGCGACTGTCCTGCAGAAGGCTCGTTACGTCTTCATGGAGGAGGCGTATCACATGGTGCATTCAACAGGCGGTATTTACACGGCTACGGTTTCGAGTGCCCAGCAGCAGAATCAAGCAAGTTACGAGCAAAATTACGACGACGACAGCAGTCAGGTGAGTCTGTCACCAGAAGCTACTACAGACCACATCCATTCAGAAGACAGCGAAGGATCGTCGAGTGACAGCCCTCTGCAAGAGTTCCTTGACCAGTCGTGCATACGTTGCACGGATTCGGCAGCGGCGTCGAGTGAAGAGGATAACAAGGAGAACCACGCGCCTTCTCATTGTCAGAACCCAGTGTCATCACATACTGTTACAGATTCTCCCACGTATTTCGATTTAGACAATACATCTCGCAGTGAAGACAACAAAGTGTTCAGGGACAGATCTAATAATGCGTCACAACCCTCTTCCAGTAGGTGCCTTAAGAGGAGACGGGCCGTAGCTGAGTGGGAAACGGAAGAGGCGGTGTCTTCAATTTTGCCCAAGAAAGCGAAGACAACGGAGTGCAGTGACACCGAGGGTGACGACTCGGTCTTCATAGACGATGCGGTCTTGTTCACGGAGTGCGGTGTGAGTGACGCGGACAGTGATGATGCAGAAGATACCGCGCGCACAACTATGGAAATTGACACAATCACGAGTTTGGTGTCAATCTTCAGTTTTGGTGGACTGGCGGCGAGTGACATGTCAGCTGCAGGCGGTGTTGCTAAGTTGACGAGGTCTATGTCAACCCCAGATCTGTGTTCGGCGCAAGCAAAGGAAGGAGTAGATGTTCTTCAGCAGAGGCCTTTCCTGGCGATGACGGTGTGA